The DNA sequence ATACCGCGATTGACGTCACCATGGAAACGCGCGGCCCCGATCACATCGCAGAGCTGCTCTCCGCTCTGACCGCCGCCGGCTACGCCCACGAGAAGATTGTGTAACGGCTCTGCTCCAACCTTGGCGGGTTCGTGAAAACCCGGCGCTGCTGCTATGCTTCATGCACCGTGAAAATTCTGCTCTCCGCCGGGGAAGCCTCCGGTGAAAATTACGGCGCGCAGTTGATTGCGGCCCTCAAACAACGCGAGCCCTCTCTGGATTGTTATGGCGTCGGAGGCGAACGCATGCGCGCCGCCGGCTGCCGGATTGTGGTGGACGCCAAAGATACCGCTGTGGTCGGCCTCGCCGAAGTCGTCACCCGCCTGCCGAAAATGTGGGGAGAGTTCCGCAAGCTGCTGCGCGCCGTCGACGCCAACAAGCCCGACGGCGCCGTGCTCATCGATTTTCCCGACTGGAACCTCCGCCTTGCACGCGAGCTCCATCGCCGCAAGATTCCCGTCGTCTACTACGTCAGCCCGCAGCTCTGGGCCTGGCGCCCGAAACGCATTGCGCAGATCAAGCGCTACGTCCGAAGGATGCTGGTCATCTTTCCCTTTGAAGAAGCGTGGTATCGCGAACGCGGTGTCGAAGCCGAGTACGTCGGCCACCCGCTTGCCGACCTGCCCCCGCCCGGCCCGCCACCGCCACTGCGCTCGCCTCAAATTCCGATCGCCCTGCTGCCCGGAAGCCGCAAAAAGGAAATCTTCATCAACATTCCTGCCATGCTGCAGGCGGCGCGCGCGCTCGGCAAGCAGTACCAGTTCATCATTCCGGTCGCATCCACCGTCAGCTCGAAGTGGATGGTAGACCTGATTCACCGCGTCATCGGCCAGGATCCGGGGGTGAATCTCAAACTGGAAACTGACGCGCGGATCGTGCTCTCGCAGGCTCGGGCAGCGGTGATTGCCAGCGGAACGGCCACCGTGGAAGCGGCGCTGATCGGCACGCCGTTCGTCATGGTTTATCGCGTGACGCCGCTGACCTGGAAGCTCGGCCGGCGGTTGGTCAGCGTCCCATTTTTCGCCATGCCGAACCTGATCGTCGGGCGCGAAGTCGTGCCCGAATTGGTGCAGGATAAATTCACGGCGGACGGTATCGTCGCGCGGCTGAATGAAATTCTTGTCGACGGTCCCGCCCGGCAGACGATGTTCGAAGGATTGAAACAGGTGCGCGCCAAACTGGCCGCCCCCGCCGGTTCA is a window from the Terriglobales bacterium genome containing:
- the lpxB gene encoding lipid-A-disaccharide synthase, yielding MKILLSAGEASGENYGAQLIAALKQREPSLDCYGVGGERMRAAGCRIVVDAKDTAVVGLAEVVTRLPKMWGEFRKLLRAVDANKPDGAVLIDFPDWNLRLARELHRRKIPVVYYVSPQLWAWRPKRIAQIKRYVRRMLVIFPFEEAWYRERGVEAEYVGHPLADLPPPGPPPPLRSPQIPIALLPGSRKKEIFINIPAMLQAARALGKQYQFIIPVASTVSSKWMVDLIHRVIGQDPGVNLKLETDARIVLSQARAAVIASGTATVEAALIGTPFVMVYRVTPLTWKLGRRLVSVPFFAMPNLIVGREVVPELVQDKFTADGIVARLNEILVDGPARQTMFEGLKQVRAKLAAPAGSAGASDRAADAVLTALTGAN